The following nucleotide sequence is from Firmicutes bacterium ASF500.
CGGACTGGACAAAGGAGGAAAAAACGGATATAATAGGAAAAACCGCGCAAAAGGGAGCCTTGTTATGCTGTATCGTTTTATCTGGATGTTTTTCATATACGCCTTTCTGGGCTGGTGCACCGAGGTGAGCTACGCCGCCCTGGTCACGGGGAAATTTGTCAACCGGGGCTTTCTCAACGGCCCGGTCTGCCCGGTCTATGGCTTCGGGGCGGTCATCGTCCTGGCCGCGCTGACCCCGCTGGCGGACAATCTGCTCCTGCTCTTTCTGGGCTCCATGGCCCTCACCTCCGCCCTGGAGTGGCTCACCGGCTTCGCTCTGGAGAAGCTGTTCCATCAGCGGTGGTGGGACTACTCCGACCAGCCCTTTAACCTCAACGGCTACATCTGCCTGCGCTTCTCCGTCGCCTGGGGCTTTGCCTGCCTGTTTGTGGTCAAGCTCCTTCACCCCACGGTGCTGCTGTTCATCCGCCTGATCCCCCAGGTCCTGGGCGTTGTCCTGCTGGCGCTGATGGGGGCGGTGATGGCGGCGGACCTGGCCGCCACTGTCTCCACCGTCGTCAAGCTGAACCGCCGGCTGGAGCAGATCGACGAGCTGGCCGCCCGGATTAAAGAGGCCTCCAACGAGTTCGGAGAGAACCTGGCCGACCGGGTGCTGGAGGCCGCCGAGGTGGGGGTCGGCTGGAAAGAGGACCTGGACGAGCTGTCCTTCAAGCTGGCGGAGCGCCGGGCCGAGCTGGCCGACAGCCTGGAGGAGTGGGAGGCCCACCGTGAGGAGCACCGGGCTCAGGTCCGCCGCCAGCTGGAGGAGTGGCGCGAGGCCATGGAAAATCTCCACAGCGGGGAGTTTTTTGGGCGCCGCCGCCTGCTGCGGGCCTTCCCCCGCCTGCGCTCCATCGACCACCGGGACGCCCTGGAGCGCCTGCGCCGCCGGACTGAGAATTTTAGAAAACCTTAACGCTTCCGCCCTTTACAATATGGGAAATCTTATGATATAATTGCCGGGATTTTATCCCAGAAAGAGGCCTCGCCTATGGACGAACTGCAAAACTTAAAGGACCGCATGGAGCGGGAACGGCCCACCGCCTGGAAGGACCTGCCCGACATCGCCCTCTACATGGATCAGCTGATCTCCTACATGCCCCGCCAGCTCATCCGCTTTGACGAGGGGAACGCTCTCACCTCCGCAATGGTGAACAACTACATCAAGGACGGCCTGGTCCCCCGGGCGGAGGGCAAGCGGTACGGCCCCATCCACCTGGGCTATCTCACCGCCGTGGTGGCGCTGAAGCAGGTGCTGTCCGTCCGGGACATCGGCGCGCTGATGGGCGCGGGCCGCGCCCTGGAAAAGACGCCCCCGGAGCAGTACGCCTATTTCTGTGACGCCCTGGACCACGCCCTCTCCGACACAGCCCAGGCCATCGACCCGGAGGCCGGCCAGTCCGACCTGGCCAAGATGGCCCTGGACTTCGCCGTGCGCAGCTACGCCAATCAGCTGGCCTGCCAGCGGATTCTCGGCATCCTCCAGCCCCAGGACGGCAAAAAAAACAAGTGAAATAAAAGGAGTCCTTCCTATGTCAGACTTTGTCATCCTCACCGATTCCTCCGCCGATCTGGGCGCCGACCTGGCCCAGCGGCTCAACGTACAGGTCGTCCCCCTCTGCTTTGTGATGGACGACCATACCTATTATAACTATCCCGACAACCGGGAGATGGACCCCCATGCGTTCTACGACCGCCTGCGCCGCGGGGACATGGCCACCACCAACGCCGTCAACGTGGCCCAGTACACCGAGGCCCTGGAGCCCCTGCTCCAGGAGGGGCGGGATGTGCTCATCCTCGCCTTCTCCTCCGGCCTGTCCAACACCTATAACTCCTCCCGTCTGGCGGTGGAGGAGCTGAGCGTCAAATACCCCGACCGGAAGCTGTACACCGTGGACACCCTCTGCGCCTCCCTAGGCCAGGGCCTTCTCGTGTGGTACGCCGCCCGGGAGCGGGACCGGGGCCACTCCATTGACGAGGTCCGGGATTGGGTGGAGGAGCGCAAGCTGAATCTGTGCCACCAGTTCACCGTGGACGACCTCCACTTCCTCAAGCGGGGCGGGCGCATCTCCGCCGCCACCGCTATGGTGGGCTCCATGCTGCACATCAAACCCGTCCTCCATGTGAACGACGAGGGCCTCCTCGTAAGCACCGGCAAGGCCCGGGGCCGTCAGGCCGCCCTCAAGGCCCTGGTGGACCGGATGGAGGAGACCGCCATCGACTCAGGGAGCCTCACCGTCTTCATCAGCCACGGCGACTGCCTGGAGGACGCCCAGACCGTGGAGCGCATGGTCCGGGACCGCTTCGGCGTCCAGGAGATTTATATCAACTACGTGGGCCCCGTCATCGGCGCCCACTCCGGCCCGGGCACCGTGGCCCTGTTCTATGTTGGGACCAACCGGTAAACATCGGGCCGCCGCCCTTGCCTTACATTCGATATGTAGGGCAAGGGCGGCGGCCCGGCGCGCCGTCCCCCGAGGACACGCATTCTCCGTGGACGGCGCGCCGAGGTCGTCGCGCCCTACACGCCTAAAGCCTCCCTCAGAGAGGGGGCCTATTAAAAGACGGGATGTGTAACTATGGACGAAATCAAATGGCTTGAGGTGGCCGTCAACACCACCCCGGACAAGCTGGACCAGGTGTGCGCCCGATTGGCCGCCGCCGGGATGGACAGCCTGGTGATCGAGGACGAGCAGGATTTCCTAAACTTCCTGGAGCAGAACCGGCAGTATTGGGACTATGTAGACCAGGAGCTGCTGGACCGGATGAAGGGGGTCACCCGGGTGAAGTTCTACGTCACTGACGACGGAGACGGACGGGAGCAGCTGGCCCGGTACACCCAGGGGCTGGACTGCGAGTACACCGCCACCCCCCTGGCCGACAACGACTGGGCCTACAGCTGGCAGAAGTACTACAAGCCCCTGGAGATCGGGGCGCGGCTCTACGTGGTGCCCCAGTGGATGCGGGAGGAGCCCGTCCCGGCGGGCCGGGTGCCCTTCTACCTCAACCCCGGCCTCACCTTCGGCACCGGCTCCCACGCCTCCACCCAGCTGTGCCTGGAGGGGGTGGAGGAGCATACCGCCCCCGGGCGGGACGTACTGGACCTGGGCTGCGGCAGCGGCATTCTGTCCATCGCCGCGCTGTGTCTGGGGGCCGGGTCCGCCGTGGCGGTGGACATCGACCCCAAGGCGGCGGACGTGGCCTATGAAAACGCCGCCCTCAACGGCATCGGACGGGACCGGTACACCGTCCGGGCGGGCAACGTGCTGGCCGACAGAGCCCTGGCGGCGGAGCTGGCCCAAAAGCGCTATCATCTGGTGCTGGCCAACATCGTGGCCGACGTTATCATCCCCCTAGCCCCCCAGGTCCCCGGACTGCTGGAGGAGGACGGCGTGTTCCTCTGCTCCGGCATCATCGACACCCGGACCCATGAGGTGGAGGCCGCTTTGAAGCAGGCGGGCCTCACCGTTACTAAAAAATGGGAGAAAAACGGCTGGGCGGCGCTGGAGGCAGTGCGGTCCGCCCCCTGATAAACCCAAAAACCTTGGGCGGCCCGTCTGGGCCGCCCAAATCTATTGTTACACCAGCCGCACCCGGACCTGGTCCCCCTGGGCCATAACCTTGAGGGTATCCCCGGTTTTCAGCTGGCCGGTGAGCATCAAATCGGCGGCGGGGTCCTCCACCAGAGAGGCGATGGCCCGGCGCAGGGGCCGCGCGCCGTATTCCCGAGCGCCGTGTCCGGCCAGGAGGGTCACCGCCCCCTCCTCCACCTCCATGCCTACCCCCAGCTTGTCCAGCCGCTTCCCGGTCTCGGCCAGGAGCTGGCGGGTAATGGCGTTGAGGGTCGCCTGATCCAGGGGATGGAAGACCAGGGTGGCGTCCAGGCGGTTGAGGAACTCGGGGGCGAAGGTGTTGGAGGCGTCGGACAGCACCGCCTTCTCCAGCTCCTCCCGCTCGGCCTCCCCCCCGGCGGCGAAGCCCAGCCGCCTCCCCTTGGCAAACCGCTGGGCCCCCAGATTGGAGGTCATCACCAGGACGGTGTTGCGGAAATCGGTCCTTTTCCCCTGGGCGTCGGTGAGCACCCCCTCCTCCATCACCTGGAGGAGGACGGACCAGATGTCCCGGTGGGCCTTCTCCAGCTCGTCCAGCAGGACTACCGACCAGGGGTGCCGCCGCACCCGCTCGGTGAGCTGGCCCCCCTCCTCATGGCCCACATAGCCGGGCGGGGAGCCCAGCAGGCGGGACACGGTGTGGGCCTCCATATACTCCGACATGTCGAAACGGAGCAGGGCCTCCTCGCTTCCGAAGAGGGTCCGGGCCAGGGAGCGGCACAGCTGGGTCTTGCCCACCCCGCTGGGACCCAGAAGGAGGAAGCAGCCCACCGGCCTCCGGGGGTCCTTCAACCCCAGACGGCCCCGGCGGATGGCCCGGGTGACCGTGTCCACCGCCCTGTCCTGGCCCAGAAGGTGGCGGCGCAAGGCGGTGTCCAGCTCAGCCAGAGCCCTTTTGTCCGCCTCGTCCGGGTCGCAGACGGGCACCCCCGTCCACTGGGACAGCACCGCCTGGATGTGGTGGGGCTCCACAGCGAACTGCCCCCGGCCCGACTGCCACTTCTGGCGCTCCACGTCCAGCTCCCGGCGGAAATCCCGCTCCACGTTGCGCAGGATGGCGGCCTGTTCAAAGTCCTGACGGCGGACCGCGTCGGCCAGCTGGCGTCCCGCCTGGGACACCCGGCCCTCCAGCCGCTGGAGCTCCGGAGGCAGGGCCTTGCCCGACAGCCGGGCCTGCGCCGCCGCCTCGTCCACCAGGTCGATGGCCTTGTCGGGTAAAAACCGCTGGGGCAGATAGCGGCAGGACAGGTCCACCGCCGCCTCCAGGGCGCTGTCCGAGATGATGAGGTGGTGGTGGGCCTCATACCGGCCCCGGAGGCCCTGCAAAATTTCCAGCGCCTCCGCCCGGCTGGGCTCCTTGACGGTGACGGGCTGGAACCGCCGCTCCAGGGCGGCGTCCTTTTCGATATACTTGCGGTACTCGTCGATGGTGGTGGCCCCAATCACTTGCAGCTCCCCCCGGCTCAGGGCGGGCTTGAGGATGTTGGCGGCGTCAATGGCCCCCTCGGCGCTGCCCGCCCCCACGATGGTGTGGAGCTCGTCGATGAAGAGGATGATGTTCCCCGCCCGGCGGACCTCCTGGAGGACGTGCTTCAGCTTCTCCTCAAACTCCCCCCGGTACTTGGTGCCCGCCACCATGGCGGACAGGTCCAGGGCGTACAGCCGCTTGCCCAGCAGGTGCTGGGGGGCGGTGCCGTCGGCGATGGCGGCGGCGAGACCCTCCACCACCGCCGTTTTGCCCACCCCCGGCTCGCCAATGAGGGCGGGGTTGTTCTTGGTCCGGCGGGAGAGGATCTGAATCACCCGCTCCAGCTCCTCCCCCCGGCCAATGACCGGGTCCAGACGGCCCTCCGCGGCCATGCGGGTTAAGTCCCGGGCGCACTGGTCCAGCTGGCGGGTGTCGCCGTTGGGACGGGCCTCCGGCTCCCTGGGCCGGGGCTTGGGGGCGGGGGCCTCCTCCCCGCCACCCAGAGACGCGGAGACCGACCGGTACAGCCCGTCGGCCTCCACCCCGCAGTGGGCCAGCAGCCGGGCCGCCCCGCTGCCCCGAGTCCGCAGCAGACCCAGCAGCAGATGCTCGGAGTTTACCGCCCCCTGGCCCAGGCGGCGGCTCTCCTGCACCGCCCCCTGAATGGCCAGACAGCAGTTGGGGGTCAGGCCCTGAAAGCTGGCCTTGGCGGGCACGCCCGTCCCCACCCGCTGGGCAATGGCCGCCCGCAGCGCCTGGCTGTCCGCCCCCGCCCGGCGCAGGGCCATGGCGGCCGGACTGAACTCCTGGCCGGCCAGCCCCAAAAGCAGATGCTCGCTGCCCACATAGCTGTGCCCCAGCTTGGCCGCGTTCTCCTGCGCCAGCCGGATGGCCCCCAGAGCGGTGGATGTGAATTGACTGTCGGACATGATTCGCTCACCTCAGAACTCAAGTGTTTTTACCATCATGCCCAAATTTTTCGGGGTTTAGCCCTGTGAAAACGGGGTTTTTTTGTTGAAAATGTCGAAAAAGGTTTCCTGGATTTGTGAGGCAATCGTGAGGACGCACGTAGGGCGCGACGACCCGGCGCGCCGTCCTCCCGAGGATGCCCCGCTCTCCGTAGACGGCGCGCCGGGGTCGTCGCGCCCTACACCTCGGGGCCTCCGCAGGGAAAGGCTTCTTGTTCTTCCAGATAGGCACAATAAGTCACCATCACTTCGCGGGAAATGATTTTCACAAATGTATACGAATCAAACCCTTTGCTGAACGCCTGAGTATACCACTCAGGATTTTTTCTTCTCATGGTCTGCGCAATTCCCCTCAGCGAGCAGAAAATAATCTTTTTCTCAACACCATATTTGTGAGCCACATCCTTAAAAATCTTTGACATCAGCATGTCTCTGGGATGAAACAGGTACATATCCACCAATTCTATATAATCCACCCCTTTTGATTCTCTTATCACCCCGTGCTGACGTAAAACACAAATAGTAAAGTCCTTCACGATCTTTTTTCTCCCCTCGAAATAGTGATATATCACTATTCTATCACAAACCGCGAAGTAGTGAAATATCACTAACATATTTTCCTCAACTTCTTCATGATATTAGTGATATATCGAGGGGGAGGAGTCTTTGCTATGGATACCCGGCAGGCTGTGGCGCGACGGATCTTGGAATTGTGCCGGGCGCGGGGCATCACGCCCAACGGATTGAGCTATTTATCCGGCGTGTCTCAGTCCACCATCAAAAGCATCCTGAATGGTGAGAGCAAAAACCCCGGATGTGTTACAATCAAAAAGCTTTGCGACGGATTTGGCATCACCCTGGGGGAATTTTTCTCCACGCCTGAGATCGACGCGCTGGAGCAGGAGCTCAAGTAGGACATATTTTTCCTGTCCTTTTTATTTCCACCACAAAGCCTCAAAAAAACAGTTGTCAGGAGCGGTCTTTTAGTGTATAATGACTAACAGCGTGTAACGCCCGTTTTTGAGCTTTGTCTGGGGCGATACTCAAACGATAAGGAGTGGAACCAATTATGAGCTATTCTGTACAAAACATCCGCAACGTGGCCCTGATCGGACATGGCGGCAGCGGCAAGACCGCTCTGGCCGAAAGTCTGCTGTACATGACCAAGGCCATTGACCGCATGGGCAAGGCCACCGACGGCAACACCGTCTGCGACTACGACCCCGAGGAGGTCAAGCGCCAGATTTCCATCTCCCTGGCCGTGGCCCCCGTGGAGTTCAAGGGCTGCAAGATCAACGTGCTGGACACCCCGGGCGGCTTTGACTTCTCCGGCGAGGTGATGGAGGCCCTCCGGGCCGCCGACGCGGCCATTATCGTCTGCTCCGCCAAGGACGGCATCTCCGTGGGCCTGGAGAAGGCCTGGAAATACTGCGAGGAGCGGAACATGCCCCGGTTTATCTACATCTCCAAGACCGACGAGGACAACTCTGACTATAACGCCACCTTCGAGGCCCTCCGCGCCAAGTACGGCAACAAGATTGCCCCCCTGGTGGTCCCCATCTGGGACGACAACAAGAAGGTCACCGGCATCATCGACGTGCTGAACAAGCGGGCCTATGAGATGCAGAAGCTCCAGCGGGTGGAGATCGAGCTGCCCGAGGGCAAGGGCGACGTGGTCACCGAGTTCAACGACGCTTTGAAAGAGTCCGTGGCCGAGACCAGCGAGGAGTTTATGGAAAAATTCTTCGGCGGCGAGGACTTCACCTACGCCGAGATGATCCAGGGCCTGCGCCAGGGCGTCCGGGAGCTGTCCCTGTTCCCCGTACTGTGCGGCTCCGCCGTCAACTGCATGGGCTCCCTGATGCTGATGGACTACATCATGGAGCTGCTGCCCACCCCCATGGAGGGCAACTACCACAAGGCCACCCTGCAAAACGGCGAGACCGAGGAGTTCGTGGTCTCCCCCGGCGGCGTGCCCACCGCCTTCGTGTTCAAGACGGTGTCCGACCAGTATGGCAAATACTCCTTCATCAAGGTTCTGTCCGGCCACATCACCTCCGACCTCACCCTGGTCAACGCCCGTACCGGCGCCTCCGAGAAGCTGGGCCGGCTGTATGTGATGAAGGGCAAGCGGGCCGAGGAGGTCAAGGACCTGTCCTGCGGCGACATCGGCGCCATCGGCAAGATGGACAAGGTGAAAACCGGCGACACCCTGTGCGACAGCCGCAAGGTAGTGGCCTTGAAACAGATTCCCTTCGCCGAGCCCTGCTACTCGGTGGCCATCGCCCCCAAGACCCGGGGCCAGGAGGACAAGGTGGCTCAGGGCCTGTACCGCCTCAACGAGGAGGACCCCTCCTTCACCCTGGTCAACAACGGTGAGACCCATCAGATGGTCCTCACCGGCTCGGGCGACATCCAAGTGGACGTGCTGGTCAGCAAGCTGAAGAGCCGCTTCAACGTGGAGGCAGTTCTCAGCGAGACCCGGGTGCCCTACCGGGAGAAGATTCGCAAGACCGTCCAGAAGCAGGGGCGGCATAAGAAGCAGACCGGCGGCTCCGGCCAGTTCGGCGACGTGTGGATCCGCTTCGAGCCCAACCTGGAGGAGGAACAGATGGTCTTCGCCGAGGAGGTCTTCGGCGGCTCCGTGCCCAAGAACTTCTTCCCCGCCGTGGAGAAGGGCCTGCGCGAGGCCTGCGTCCACGGCCCCCTGGCCGGCTACCCCGTGGTCAATTTGAAGGCCGTCCTGTACGACGGAAGCTACCACCCCGTGGACTCCTCCGAAATCGCCTTCAAGACCGCCGCCCAGCTGGCCTACAAGGCCGCTATGCCCGAGGCCAACCCCGTCCTGCTGGAGCCCGTGGGCGAGCTGAAGGTCACCGTGCCCGACAGCTACATGGGCGATGTCATCGGCGACCTGAACAAGCGCCGGGGCCGTGTCATGGGCATGAATCCCACTGGCGACGGCGACCAGATCATTGAGGCCGAGGTCCCCATGGCCGAGATGACCTCCTACGCCATCGACCTGCGGGCTATGACCCAGTCCCGCGGCTCCTACACCTTCCACTTTATCCGCTATGAGGACTGCCCCCCCGCCGCCCAGGACAAGGCCATCGCCGCCGCCAAGGCTATGGCTGAGGAATAAGACATAAATTCAAACCCGCTGAGAAGCCTTTGCTTCTCAGCGGGTTTTTTAGCCTCCCTCCAGGAAGGAGTACTCCCTCAGTCACCGCCGTTGGCGGCGACAGCTCCCTCAGAGAGGGAGCCTTTGTTTTATCCTCTACAGTAATAGATCAGCATACTCAGCTCCGCCGTCTCCGTCCCCGGATTTTGGTAGGCGTGGGGCACATCCGCGGCGAAGCGGATGGAATCCCCCTTGGTCAGCCGCACCTGATCCCCTGCCACGGTAATATCGACCTCCCCGGAGAACACCGTGACATACTCCACCACCCCCTTCATGTGGGGCTGTGTGGACAGGGCGCTGCCTGCCTTCATGACAATGCGGTAGGTCTCAAAGAGCTTCTGCTCGTCAAAGGTGAAGATGGGGTAGTTCAGATACCGCCCCTCGTCCTCCACCAGGGGCCGGGTGTCCGCCGCACGGACCACCGAGACGGCCTCTCCCCGCTCCTCCACCAGCGAGGTGAAGGAGACCTTATACCCGTTGGCGATCTTCCAGACCACCGAAATGGTGGGGTTGACCTCCCCCTTCTCAATCTGCGCCAGCATACTCCTGGACACCCCTGTGGCAGAGGCGGCGGCGTCCAGCGTCAGCTTCTTCTCTTCCCTGATCCGCTTTGCGTTGGCGGCGATGGTATTTGTGATATCCATATACAGTCTCCCTCTTGACAACATATCGGACTTGCAGTACAATATCCAAGAAATCCAATATATCGGATGGTTCATACAATATCATACTTCAAACAGAAAGGAATGTCAATCATGTTTCACTGGGCTTCATTCTTGACCTACGCCGCCGTCACCTCCGTGACCCCCGGCCCCAACAACATCATGTCCATGTCCAACGCCAACCGCAGGGGCTTTCGGGGCGCAATGCCCTTCAATTTCGGGATTCTGTCCGGATTTTTCATCGTCATGCTCCTCTGCACCGCCTTTTGCAGTCTGCTGTCCACTTGGATTCCCAAGATCAAAACGCCTCTGCTCATCGCGGGGGCGGGCTATATGCTCTACCTGGCCTGGGAGACCTTCCGCGGCTCCGACGCCATTGAGGAAAATCACTCCCGGGACGGCTTTCTGTCTGGCCTCCTCCTGCAATTCATCAACCCCAAAATCTACATCTACTGTATCATGTCCATGGAGGCCTACATTCTCCCCCTCTACAGCGGCCAGCCCCTGCCCCTGTTTGGCTTCGCCGTCCTGCTGACCCTCATCGGTTTTATCGCCACGCTG
It contains:
- a CDS encoding Fatty acid-binding protein, producing MSDFVILTDSSADLGADLAQRLNVQVVPLCFVMDDHTYYNYPDNREMDPHAFYDRLRRGDMATTNAVNVAQYTEALEPLLQEGRDVLILAFSSGLSNTYNSSRLAVEELSVKYPDRKLYTVDTLCASLGQGLLVWYAARERDRGHSIDEVRDWVEERKLNLCHQFTVDDLHFLKRGGRISAATAMVGSMLHIKPVLHVNDEGLLVSTGKARGRQAALKALVDRMEETAIDSGSLTVFISHGDCLEDAQTVERMVRDRFGVQEIYINYVGPVIGAHSGPGTVALFYVGTNR
- the clpC gene encoding Negative regulator of genetic competence ClpC/MecB, giving the protein MSDSQFTSTALGAIRLAQENAAKLGHSYVGSEHLLLGLAGQEFSPAAMALRRAGADSQALRAAIAQRVGTGVPAKASFQGLTPNCCLAIQGAVQESRRLGQGAVNSEHLLLGLLRTRGSGAARLLAHCGVEADGLYRSVSASLGGGEEAPAPKPRPREPEARPNGDTRQLDQCARDLTRMAAEGRLDPVIGRGEELERVIQILSRRTKNNPALIGEPGVGKTAVVEGLAAAIADGTAPQHLLGKRLYALDLSAMVAGTKYRGEFEEKLKHVLQEVRRAGNIILFIDELHTIVGAGSAEGAIDAANILKPALSRGELQVIGATTIDEYRKYIEKDAALERRFQPVTVKEPSRAEALEILQGLRGRYEAHHHLIISDSALEAAVDLSCRYLPQRFLPDKAIDLVDEAAAQARLSGKALPPELQRLEGRVSQAGRQLADAVRRQDFEQAAILRNVERDFRRELDVERQKWQSGRGQFAVEPHHIQAVLSQWTGVPVCDPDEADKRALAELDTALRRHLLGQDRAVDTVTRAIRRGRLGLKDPRRPVGCFLLLGPSGVGKTQLCRSLARTLFGSEEALLRFDMSEYMEAHTVSRLLGSPPGYVGHEEGGQLTERVRRHPWSVVLLDELEKAHRDIWSVLLQVMEEGVLTDAQGKRTDFRNTVLVMTSNLGAQRFAKGRRLGFAAGGEAEREELEKAVLSDASNTFAPEFLNRLDATLVFHPLDQATLNAITRQLLAETGKRLDKLGVGMEVEEGAVTLLAGHGAREYGARPLRRAIASLVEDPAADLMLTGQLKTGDTLKVMAQGDQVRVRLV
- the fusA_1 gene encoding Elongation factor G, giving the protein MSYSVQNIRNVALIGHGGSGKTALAESLLYMTKAIDRMGKATDGNTVCDYDPEEVKRQISISLAVAPVEFKGCKINVLDTPGGFDFSGEVMEALRAADAAIIVCSAKDGISVGLEKAWKYCEERNMPRFIYISKTDEDNSDYNATFEALRAKYGNKIAPLVVPIWDDNKKVTGIIDVLNKRAYEMQKLQRVEIELPEGKGDVVTEFNDALKESVAETSEEFMEKFFGGEDFTYAEMIQGLRQGVRELSLFPVLCGSAVNCMGSLMLMDYIMELLPTPMEGNYHKATLQNGETEEFVVSPGGVPTAFVFKTVSDQYGKYSFIKVLSGHITSDLTLVNARTGASEKLGRLYVMKGKRAEEVKDLSCGDIGAIGKMDKVKTGDTLCDSRKVVALKQIPFAEPCYSVAIAPKTRGQEDKVAQGLYRLNEEDPSFTLVNNGETHQMVLTGSGDIQVDVLVSKLKSRFNVEAVLSETRVPYREKIRKTVQKQGRHKKQTGGSGQFGDVWIRFEPNLEEEQMVFAEEVFGGSVPKNFFPAVEKGLREACVHGPLAGYPVVNLKAVLYDGSYHPVDSSEIAFKTAAQLAYKAAMPEANPVLLEPVGELKVTVPDSYMGDVIGDLNKRRGRVMGMNPTGDGDQIIEAEVPMAEMTSYAIDLRAMTQSRGSYTFHFIRYEDCPPAAQDKAIAAAKAMAEE
- the prmA gene encoding Ribosomal protein L11 methyltransferase — translated: MDEIKWLEVAVNTTPDKLDQVCARLAAAGMDSLVIEDEQDFLNFLEQNRQYWDYVDQELLDRMKGVTRVKFYVTDDGDGREQLARYTQGLDCEYTATPLADNDWAYSWQKYYKPLEIGARLYVVPQWMREEPVPAGRVPFYLNPGLTFGTGSHASTQLCLEGVEEHTAPGRDVLDLGCGSGILSIAALCLGAGSAVAVDIDPKAADVAYENAALNGIGRDRYTVRAGNVLADRALAAELAQKRYHLVLANIVADVIIPLAPQVPGLLEEDGVFLCSGIIDTRTHEVEAALKQAGLTVTKKWEKNGWAALEAVRSAP
- the eamB gene encoding Cysteine/O-acetylserine efflux protein — translated: MFHWASFLTYAAVTSVTPGPNNIMSMSNANRRGFRGAMPFNFGILSGFFIVMLLCTAFCSLLSTWIPKIKTPLLIAGAGYMLYLAWETFRGSDAIEENHSRDGFLSGLLLQFINPKIYIYCIMSMEAYILPLYSGQPLPLFGFAVLLTLIGFIATLLWTAFGSAFKWLFSRHARVVNTIMALLLVYCAISLFLA
- the sutR gene encoding HTH-type transcriptional regulator SutR, whose amino-acid sequence is MDITNTIAANAKRIREEKKLTLDAAASATGVSRSMLAQIEKGEVNPTISVVWKIANGYKVSFTSLVEERGEAVSVVRAADTRPLVEDEGRYLNYPIFTFDEQKLFETYRIVMKAGSALSTQPHMKGVVEYVTVFSGEVDITVAGDQVRLTKGDSIRFAADVPHAYQNPGTETAELSMLIYYCRG